In a genomic window of Capsicum annuum cultivar UCD-10X-F1 unplaced genomic scaffold, UCD10Xv1.1 ctg82689, whole genome shotgun sequence:
- the LOC107867485 gene encoding MDIS1-interacting receptor like kinase 2-like codes for MGALVLLCVFIGVLFMCNKRRVKDVKRRDDDGWLSISMLYGKALYKDILNASEEFDAKFCIGQGGHGNVYKINLPSLGNVAVNILHSLIENTHPKSYINEVKALTRIKHRNIVNLYGYRDISSSNVLLNSMYEARVSDFGIAKLLTPNSSNCTALTGTYGYVAPELAYKMKVMPMCDVYSFGVLALEIIKGKYLGEYITVLANSSTIDHVQFSDLLDERLPYPEDEVKEVLVFIIKLASSCSV; via the exons ATGGGAGCACTAGTACTGCTTTGTGTTTTCATTGGTGTTCTCTTTATGTGTAATAAAAGGAGAGTTAAAGATGTTAAAAGACGGGATGATGATGGTTGGCTTTCGATATCCATGTTATATGGAAAGGCATTGTACAAGGACATCTTAAACGCCTCAGAAGAGTTTGATGCAAAATTTTGCATCGGGCAAGGAGGGCATGGAAATGTTTACAAGATAAACCTTCCATCATTAGGGAATGTAGCTGTGAATATACTTCATTCTTTAATTGAGAATACACATCCCAAAAGCTACATTAATGAAGTAAAGGCATTGACTAGGATTAAGCACCGAAACATTGTGAACCTCTATGGCT ATCGAGACATATCAAGCAGTAATGTTTTGCTTAATTCTATGTATGAAGCTCGTGTTTCAGATTTTGGCATTGCTAAGCTTCTCACGCCAAACTCATCCAACTGCACTGCACTTACAGGCACATATGGCTATGTTGCACCTG AGCTTGCATATAAAATGAAGGTTATGCCAATGTGTGATGTCTATAGCTTTGGAGTTTTAGCATTAGAGATAATCAAAGGGAAGTATCTCGGGGAATATATTACCGTGCTAGCAAATTCTTCGACTATAGATCATGTGCAGTTTAGTGATTTACTAGATGAACGCCTTCCATATCCTGAAGATGAAGTAAAAGAGGTTTTGGTTTTTATCATCAAGCTAGCAAGTTCTTGTTCGGTTTAA